In Synechococcus sp. PCC 6312, one genomic interval encodes:
- a CDS encoding type II toxin-antitoxin system VapC family toxin, translating to MSETVYIETSILGYLTARSTKNLILAANMELTKDWWELRRSDFSLYTSEAVLDEVAQGDPLIAPQRLAILRNIPLPSLNKAVEDLAVHFLALSSLPAKAKVDVIHIAAATIHGMDYLLTWNCKHIANAQIQGKLAEISLAFGYVLPILCTPNELMGD from the coding sequence ATCAGTGAGACTGTGTATATTGAAACCAGTATTTTGGGCTATCTCACAGCGAGATCTACGAAAAATCTAATCCTAGCTGCAAACATGGAGCTTACAAAAGATTGGTGGGAACTGCGCCGAAGTGATTTTTCTCTCTACACCTCGGAAGCTGTTTTGGATGAAGTAGCCCAGGGCGATCCTCTCATTGCACCCCAAAGACTGGCAATTTTGCGAAATATTCCACTCCCATCGTTAAACAAAGCGGTTGAGGATTTAGCAGTTCACTTTCTTGCTCTAAGTAGCCTTCCCGCCAAAGCAAAAGTAGATGTAATTCATATAGCGGCTGCAACTATTCACGGCATGGACTATTTGTTAACGTGGAATTGCAAGCATATCGCCAATGCACAAATTCAAGGAAAGTTGGCAGAAATTAGTCTCGCTTTTGGCTATGTCCTGCCAATTCTTTGCACACCCAACGAATTAATGGGAGATTAG
- the dmeF gene encoding CDF family Co(II)/Ni(II) efflux transporter DmeF, translating to MHINTLEKWQHLHSFSINHNQAEKNTKIVLLLTAVTMIAEIIAGTVFGSLALLADGWHMATHAGAFGIAVFAYQYARKNANNPKYTFGTGKVSVLGGFTSAIVLAVIALAIAVESSVRLFQPQTIQFNEAIYVAFVGLVVNLTSAFLLQDNHDHSHDHHHHDHNLRAAYIHVLADALTSIFASFALLSGKFLGWIWMDAVMGLVGALVIARWAYGLVRETGSILLDGAIDKQIKLDIISAVEQDADNRITDLHIWKLSENHLAATISLVTHYPQNPDYYKSLINHIPSLYHVLVEVNHCPGEPCLELHTV from the coding sequence ATGCACATCAATACTCTTGAAAAATGGCAACATCTTCACAGTTTTTCCATTAATCACAATCAGGCAGAGAAAAACACTAAAATTGTGCTTCTCCTCACAGCAGTAACAATGATTGCCGAGATTATTGCTGGTACAGTCTTTGGTTCACTAGCCCTACTCGCTGATGGTTGGCACATGGCCACACATGCTGGAGCTTTCGGAATTGCAGTGTTTGCCTATCAATATGCCCGGAAAAATGCTAACAATCCAAAATATACCTTTGGTACTGGTAAAGTCAGTGTTTTGGGAGGGTTTACGAGCGCGATTGTGCTTGCAGTTATCGCTCTTGCCATTGCGGTGGAGTCATCTGTTCGTTTGTTTCAGCCTCAAACTATCCAATTCAATGAAGCCATTTATGTCGCTTTTGTTGGATTAGTCGTCAATCTGACTAGTGCTTTTCTGTTGCAAGATAATCACGATCATTCCCACGATCATCATCACCATGACCATAATCTTCGTGCTGCCTATATTCATGTTTTAGCAGATGCACTAACTTCTATTTTTGCCAGTTTTGCCCTATTATCCGGGAAGTTTTTAGGTTGGATTTGGATGGATGCAGTTATGGGTTTAGTTGGAGCATTAGTCATTGCACGATGGGCATATGGCCTGGTTCGTGAAACGGGTTCTATCTTATTGGATGGAGCTATTGATAAACAAATAAAGCTGGATATTATAAGTGCAGTTGAGCAAGATGCTGACAATCGTATCACCGATTTGCACATTTGGAAGCTCAGCGAAAATCATTTGGCAGCCACAATATCTCTTGTAACTCATTATCCTCAGAATCCTGACTATTACAAGAGTTTAATTAATCACATTCCGTCTCTTTATCATGTGCTTGTTGAAGTTAATCACTGTCCTGGTGAACCCTGCCTAGAACTACACACAGTCTAA
- a CDS encoding Nramp family divalent metal transporter, producing the protein MALSDRPPSLPEVHRSISIPAAKGFWRKMLAFAGPGYLVSVGYMDPGNWATDIAGGSRFGYTLLSVILLSNLMAILLQSLCVRLGVATGKDLAQACRDYFSPRVSFMLWVLCEIAIAACDLAELLGSAIALQLLFGIPLLWGVCLTALDVLALLFLQGKGFRYVEVLIIMLVAIVGVCFGAEILFSRPDVGGILQGYLPNPEILRNPGMLYIAIGILGATVMPHNLYLHSSIVQTRSWQPTPQKKWEAIKFGTIDSTVALSFALFINSAILIVAAATFHFSGYHEVAEIQDAYKLLSPLLGVSAASAIFGLALLASGQSSTLTATLAGQIVMEGFLRFRLPAWLRRLATRLLAIIPALIAIVFLGEQSTGQLLVFSQVILSLQLSFAVIPLVMFTSDRCLMGEFVNPKWLKVVAWAVATIIVALNIWLLVQTIMGWLNV; encoded by the coding sequence TTTGGCGCAAGATGTTGGCATTTGCGGGACCGGGCTACCTTGTTTCTGTCGGGTATATGGATCCTGGTAACTGGGCTACCGACATTGCAGGCGGCTCACGCTTTGGCTACACCTTGTTGAGCGTGATTCTGCTCTCAAACCTAATGGCAATTTTGCTGCAATCGCTGTGTGTGCGGTTAGGTGTTGCCACTGGAAAAGATTTAGCCCAGGCTTGTCGAGACTACTTCAGTCCGCGTGTCAGCTTCATGCTGTGGGTGTTGTGTGAGATTGCCATTGCTGCCTGTGATTTAGCTGAGTTATTGGGAAGTGCGATCGCCCTGCAACTGCTGTTTGGCATTCCGTTACTGTGGGGCGTGTGCCTCACTGCACTGGATGTGCTAGCGTTGCTATTCCTTCAAGGCAAAGGCTTTCGCTATGTAGAAGTGCTCATCATTATGCTGGTGGCAATCGTTGGCGTGTGTTTTGGCGCAGAAATTTTATTCTCTCGTCCTGATGTGGGCGGAATTTTACAGGGCTACTTGCCGAATCCGGAAATTTTGCGAAACCCAGGGATGCTTTACATTGCGATTGGAATTTTGGGTGCAACAGTGATGCCGCACAACCTGTATCTTCATTCATCGATCGTTCAGACTCGCTCCTGGCAACCTACACCCCAAAAGAAATGGGAGGCGATTAAGTTTGGCACGATTGATTCTACGGTTGCGTTGTCTTTTGCCCTGTTCATCAACTCTGCCATTCTAATTGTTGCCGCAGCGACTTTTCATTTCTCTGGTTATCACGAAGTCGCCGAGATTCAGGATGCTTATAAGCTGCTATCTCCTCTGCTCGGTGTCAGTGCTGCCAGCGCCATTTTTGGATTAGCGTTGCTGGCTTCTGGTCAAAGCTCGACATTGACAGCAACTTTGGCAGGACAGATTGTAATGGAAGGCTTTTTGAGATTTCGCCTGCCAGCCTGGTTGCGGCGGTTAGCCACTCGCTTGCTAGCAATTATTCCGGCTTTGATTGCGATCGTGTTTTTGGGTGAGCAAAGTACGGGGCAGTTGCTCGTTTTCAGCCAGGTGATATTGAGTTTACAGCTTTCATTTGCAGTAATTCCACTAGTGATGTTTACTAGCGATCGCTGCTTGATGGGTGAGTTTGTCAATCCTAAGTGGTTGAAAGTTGTGGCTTGGGCAGTTGCGACCATCATTGTTGCGCTAAATATTTGGCTACTTGTACAAACAATTATGGGTTGGCTCAACGTTTAA